The following nucleotide sequence is from Armatimonadota bacterium.
GGGCTTTGAACCAGGCATTCAAAAGCTATCAAGTTTTCAAAGCCCGCAGCCGGCTAGCGGCGCAGGGAATTTCGAACCTTCCAAAACGGCCAGATGCAATACTGCAAATCGGCGGGCTTTTCTCGCCAGGCCGCGCTGATATCCCTTACGCAACTTACAATGATTTCACTACAGCACTTGCTTCGAGGGAGTATCCCCCGTGGGCAGAGTTCAAGGACATAAAATCTGCTAATCGTTGGTATGAACTTGAGACAAAACTCTATCAGCAAGCTGGTAGGGTTCTCACTCTAAGCGACTACACTCGCAGGTCCATCATTATCGATTATGGGGTGTCTGAATCGAAAACAAGAACTGTGAGAGCAGGCATTAACTTCTCGTCTATCCAAGAGCGCACTAATGGCTATGACTGCAGAACAATCTTGTTTGTCGGTTATGACTTTGCGCGAAAAGGTGGCCCGACGTTGCTTGATGCCTTCGCACTTGTGCGAGAAGAGCGTCCAGATGCCCAACTCATCATAGTCGGCCCACAAATCAACGAGCAACCTGGGGTAAAATGTTTGGGCCAAATTACTGATAGAAAGCAATTAATAGGTCTTTACCATAAAGCTTCTCTGTTTGTAATGCCTAGCATTTGTGAACCATTCGGTTTTGTCTTCTTGGAAGCCATGGCTTCCAAGCTCCCATGTATTGGCACGACCTGCGATGCGATGCCCGAGATTATAGAAAACGGACGAACAGGATTTGTTGTGCCGCCTGGAGATCAGCAGGCCCTTGCGGAGGCAATCCTGAAACTACTTGGCTCACGTGAGCTCCTCGCCACGATGGGCGAGCGAGGCAGAGAAAGGGTCAGTAAGCTTTTTACATGGGAACAAACTGCTAAACATATAGTGGAGGAGGTAGAAGCAATGCTCTAAAGACGATTACAAATCAGAAGCAAAAATTCTTTTCTATTCGAAGAACAAGAGACATTAAAAATTAACAATTTGGCCAACAGGCCAACGAAAAGAAAGGGGTTTTATGAACTTTGGGGCACAGTAAGGTACACGTATTAAAATTAGCGTTTGTTATCATTCTCATCGCTTGCGCTGTAGAATGCGTGACTGCACCTGTCAAAACATCAGATTATCCTTGGATTAACACAAATGCAATTGAATACCTCCAGCCAACAGATGCGGTTGCTGTGCTGGATGCTCAACACTTTGACTCGGCGCTTAGTCCAGAACGATTTAGTAAGGTAAAAACTGAGCGCCCGGGAAAACTATGCTTGAAGTATCAAATCTGGCGAGATACATATGTCAATGAATGGGCTGCATTCGAGCGCCAAAAGCAAGAAACTTGGGCACGGAATAATGGTAAGAATGCAGAAGACTTCTGGTGCCATTATGCAAATGACGTCACGGTTTCTTTATCAACTGGCAAAAAGGTAATTCCTGGCTGGAATCCAGCCAACGACGCCAACCGCGATGATATTCGAGACTACAAGAGTGATTACGGGACAGCCACAGCAGTAGGCACTGGCTATCTTCAAGATACAACAAAGAACTGGGTTCCCAATGAATGGGCAGGCCATATTCTCGTTGACCGCTTAGGAAACCAGTTCACCATAATAAGCAACACTGCCACTCAGATCAACGTCTCAGGAACTCCTGCATCTGGGCGATATGGTCTATCACATGTAAACTCGGCAGACCACAAAGCGACTGCCAGGACACGAGCCGAGGCGCGCGTTAGGGTCCATGCATGGGGAGATGCTTCATACCCTGATGCGTGGGTGCAAAACTACTCATCTCAAGACTACTGGGCATATCGAAGATATGATGTGCAACAACTGATAGTCGAGGGCAACACAAGCTGGGACCCGGGCGCTGATACCCGTTGGGACGGCATTTTCGTGGATTCTACCCTACCCTACTA
It contains:
- a CDS encoding glycosyltransferase family 4 protein is translated as MRLRLCLLNIAYSGANPHLIRELSRRVDLDIVDVPFPKLTDLTLKLKTFHPRLAVWKRRYSRALNQAFKSYQVFKARSRLAAQGISNLPKRPDAILQIGGLFSPGRADIPYATYNDFTTALASREYPPWAEFKDIKSANRWYELETKLYQQAGRVLTLSDYTRRSIIIDYGVSESKTRTVRAGINFSSIQERTNGYDCRTILFVGYDFARKGGPTLLDAFALVREERPDAQLIIVGPQINEQPGVKCLGQITDRKQLIGLYHKASLFVMPSICEPFGFVFLEAMASKLPCIGTTCDAMPEIIENGRTGFVVPPGDQQALAEAILKLLGSRELLATMGERGRERVSKLFTWEQTAKHIVEEVEAML